The genome window GAATGCTCTCCCGATGAAGGACTGTCATCTGTTTCCCAAAGTATATCGCTTGCCAAATTCCAGAATATAAAGCTCCTTGTGTAGATCTTCATATCTTGACTTGTAATTGCTCAACTCAGTAGCCAATCAGACTGGTGTGAGGCAAGGGCAGGGGAAATTGCCTGGAAGGCAGAGATACATTCAAGATCTCCCACAGGCTGCCTCGGAATCGAGAGCCGTATTGCTGAAGCGTTGAGGCAGCCAGGGTCTGTCGTCGTCGGTTCACGGCAATAGCTCATAGTGACAACCGCTTCATCCGGGGGGCAAACAGGTCGTCGCCCGCATCAAAGGTGTGGGACATCGCTACCGGATTTTGCATTCAGACATTGATGGTCGATCGGTTGTACGAATGTACTTTCGATCAAATTCGGATTCTAACTTAAGTTAGAGCCAGCCTTCTACTCCGCGATGGCATGGTTACTCTATCAATTTGCACTGTAAAAAATTTAACTTGCTATAGGCGACAGCTTCAAGGCGACCCCCTATATTGAATTTGTGCAAACAGTCATGCAAATGGATCGAGCAAGTAAATTGCACGGTTCCATGTTTGAAGGCATGAATATTCAAGGTGCAACTGAATTAACGCACACTCAAGCAGCAATATTGAAAGCATTAGGAGCGATCGCACAGTGAAGCGAATGCCCTTTGGCACGCGACGCGAACGCCTTAACTCTGTGCTTAACTCGCGGATCTTAAGTGCTGAAATTTGGAGTTGTCTTGCAGATTCAGTTCATGGCGTGATCGCTCACGTCATCAACCCTTGAGGGTAAACAGACGTTTCACTTAAAAGCACAAGCAGAGATGTTTAGCTTTTGATTTCATTCTGCAATTCCTCATTCACTAATCGCTCAAATAGGAGAGTTCAATGTCTAAAAATCAAAAAACTGGTCTAGAAGGACTGCTTCGTCCAGAAGATAGCATCCTGGTACTGATTGACCACCAGCCCTATCAGTTCACCAACTTGAACAGCCATGAACCTACGATGATCATTAACAATGTTATTGGTCTTGCCAAATCGGCAAAGGTGTTCAACGTACCCACAATCCTTACCAATGTCATGGAAGAAAGAGGGGGTCATATCATTAAGGGACTACAGGATGTTTTTCCTGATCAAAAACCGATCAACCGCACTTCCATCAATACCTGGGAAGATTCAAACGTTACAGATGTAGTGAAGGAAAGTGGTCGCAAGCAACTTATACTTGCTGCGCTTTGGACCGAGGTCTGTCTCGCAATGCCAGCAATCCAGGCGCTGGGTGAAGGTTATGAAGTATTCATCGTTACCGATGCCTCAGGCGGTGTTACTGCGGAAGCTCATGACATGGCGGTTCGCCGTATGGTTCAGGCTGGTGCAGTTCCAATCAACTGGATGGCTGTACTTGCTGAATGGCAACGTGACTGGGCACGCACAGAAACAGCTGCGGGTGTATCAGAGATTCTTCTTGAGCATGGCGGTGCTAGTGCAGTGGCCCTTGCATGGGAACTTCAGCTCCTTGCAACAACCCCTCCAGCGGACGGCAAACCTGTCCAGGTCAGCAATTCCTCCATTGGTCAATTGGTTTAGCGTTGTGGGTGAATTGCACCGTGATTGGCGTAACGATATTGAATGGCTAGGTAATCTCCTGCCAATCGCGAACGCCTCACGACTCGTGTGTAACTAAGTGAATGTTGTCATTGCTCAGTGATCCAGTTCATTTGCGGCATTGCAGCAGCACTGGATGATTTCGTGCATAAAATAGGGGCGATCGCCAGCGGTTGCTCATTCGTCTCCGCTACATTCTTCATTCACAATCTGAGTTTTATCCTATGACCCACATTCTCCATTTAGATGCGAGTCCGCGTGGCGATCGCTCCATCTCCCGCACGCTTTCTAAAGAGTTCATTAACCAGTGGAAAACTACTCATCCCAACGACACCATCACTTACCGTGATATTGGGCATGACCCTGTTCCCTTTGTGAGCGAAGACTGGATCGCGGCTGCATTTACTCCATCCGATCAACACACACCTGAGTTAGCCATTGCAATTCAAATTTCCGACGAATTGATCGACGAGTTTTTATCAGCCGATCGCTACGTTTTCAGTATCCCCATGTATAACTTCAGCATTCCTGCCAACTTCAAAGCTTATCTTGACCAGATTGTGCGAGCGGGACGTACATTCTCCGTTGATGAAACAGGTTACAAGGGACTGGTTCACAACAAGAAAATGACGATCATTATGGCTCAAGGCGGAGCCTATCCCGAAGGTAGCCCTACTCACGCCTATGATCTACAAACACCCTACTTGCGACTCATTTTTGGGTTTATTGGTATCACGGATATTGAGTTCGTCTATGCCGATAGCCTTAATCTTGGGGATGAAGCCCGGAATCTGGCGATCGCTAATGCCCAATCTGCTTTA of Leptolyngbya sp. FACHB-261 contains these proteins:
- a CDS encoding FMN-dependent NADH-azoreductase; translated protein: MTHILHLDASPRGDRSISRTLSKEFINQWKTTHPNDTITYRDIGHDPVPFVSEDWIAAAFTPSDQHTPELAIAIQISDELIDEFLSADRYVFSIPMYNFSIPANFKAYLDQIVRAGRTFSVDETGYKGLVHNKKMTIIMAQGGAYPEGSPTHAYDLQTPYLRLIFGFIGITDIEFVYADSLNLGDEARNLAIANAQSALKAAIAH
- a CDS encoding hydrolase, giving the protein MSKNQKTGLEGLLRPEDSILVLIDHQPYQFTNLNSHEPTMIINNVIGLAKSAKVFNVPTILTNVMEERGGHIIKGLQDVFPDQKPINRTSINTWEDSNVTDVVKESGRKQLILAALWTEVCLAMPAIQALGEGYEVFIVTDASGGVTAEAHDMAVRRMVQAGAVPINWMAVLAEWQRDWARTETAAGVSEILLEHGGASAVALAWELQLLATTPPADGKPVQVSNSSIGQLV